From a single Okeanomitos corallinicola TIOX110 genomic region:
- a CDS encoding citrate synthase yields MTLCEYKPGLEGIPAAQSSISHVDGQKGILEYRGIRIEELAEKSTFLETAYLLIWGQLPSKEELEAFEHEIRYHRRLKYRIRDMMKCFPESGHPMDALQASAAALGLFYSRRDLHNPVYIRDAVVRLMATIPTMVAAFELMRRGNDPVKPRDNLDYAANFLYMLNEKEPDPLAARIFDICLILHVEHTMNASTFSARVTASTLTDPYAVVASAVGTLGGPLHGGANEEVIQMLEEIGTVDNVRPYLEDRLQRKAKIMGFGHRVYKVKDPRANILQSLAEQLFEKFGYDKYYEIAQEVERVMAEKVGSKGIYPNVDFYSGLVYRKMGIPTDLFTPVFAIARVAGWLAHWKEQLAENRIFRPTQIYNGLHEVTYTPIEKR; encoded by the coding sequence ATGACACTGTGCGAATACAAGCCTGGTTTAGAAGGCATTCCCGCAGCCCAGTCTAGTATTAGTCATGTAGACGGGCAAAAAGGAATACTAGAGTATCGTGGTATTCGGATTGAAGAATTAGCCGAAAAAAGTACCTTCCTAGAGACTGCTTATCTTTTAATCTGGGGACAATTACCCAGCAAGGAAGAACTAGAAGCATTTGAGCATGAAATTCGCTACCACAGACGGTTAAAATATCGCATTCGGGACATGATGAAGTGTTTTCCCGAAAGTGGTCATCCAATGGATGCACTACAAGCTTCTGCCGCTGCCTTGGGTTTATTTTACTCCCGCCGGGATTTACATAACCCCGTCTACATTCGGGATGCAGTAGTGCGCTTAATGGCCACAATCCCCACAATGGTGGCAGCCTTTGAACTTATGCGGAGAGGCAATGATCCTGTCAAACCACGGGATAACTTAGACTATGCTGCCAACTTCCTGTATATGCTCAACGAAAAAGAACCAGATCCTTTAGCAGCAAGGATTTTTGACATCTGCTTGATTTTGCACGTTGAGCATACAATGAATGCTTCTACCTTTAGTGCGCGGGTAACAGCTTCTACATTGACAGACCCTTATGCTGTAGTTGCCAGTGCCGTAGGTACATTAGGAGGTCCCCTTCATGGTGGTGCTAACGAAGAAGTAATTCAGATGTTAGAAGAAATCGGCACTGTTGATAACGTGCGTCCTTACTTAGAAGATCGTCTGCAAAGAAAGGCGAAAATCATGGGTTTTGGACACCGTGTTTACAAAGTTAAAGATCCACGGGCAAACATCTTACAAAGCTTGGCAGAACAATTGTTCGAGAAGTTTGGCTACGACAAGTATTATGAAATTGCCCAAGAAGTGGAACGGGTAATGGCCGAAAAAGTTGGCAGCAAAGGAATTTATCCTAATGTTGACTTTTATTCCGGTTTAGTCTACAGGAAAATGGGAATTCCTACAGACTTGTTTACACCAGTATTTGCGATCGCTCGTGTAGCTGGTTGGTTAGCACACTGGAAGGAACAACTGGCAGAAAACCGAATTTTCCGACCAACCCAAATTTACAATGGTCTTCATGAAGTTACTTACACTCCCATCGAAAAGCGTTAA
- the sixA gene encoding phosphohistidine phosphatase SixA, producing the protein MQLYLIRHGIAEEHQPELKDEERQLTKEGRQKTEKVAQRLVKLGLKFDLILSSPFVRAHQTADILIAAGLSSQLEISDHLTFAGDIHNWLEDWFHPRNFPQNTQLALVGHEPCLSSWAEILLWGEAKEQLILKKAGMIGIKLPDDGSPVGRSQMFWLTPPKYLL; encoded by the coding sequence ATGCAACTATATTTAATTCGTCATGGCATCGCCGAAGAACATCAACCAGAATTAAAAGATGAAGAGCGACAATTAACCAAAGAAGGTAGACAAAAAACCGAAAAAGTAGCCCAAAGATTAGTAAAACTAGGCTTAAAATTTGACTTAATTCTTAGTAGTCCATTTGTCCGCGCTCATCAAACAGCAGATATACTTATTGCAGCCGGACTGAGTTCTCAATTAGAAATATCAGATCATCTCACCTTTGCAGGTGACATTCATAATTGGTTAGAAGACTGGTTTCACCCCAGAAACTTTCCTCAAAACACCCAACTAGCACTGGTAGGCCATGAACCTTGTTTAAGTAGCTGGGCAGAAATTCTCCTCTGGGGAGAAGCAAAAGAACAACTCATCCTTAAAAAAGCAGGTATGATCGGAATAAAACTACCAGATGATGGTTCTCCTGTGGGTCGTAGTCAAATGTTCTGGTTGACACCCCCCAAGTACCTGCTATAA
- a CDS encoding type II toxin-antitoxin system VapC family toxin: MTNSTIVDTDIIIDVGRGVIEAINCLQNLKANSSLAISIVTQMELMVGCANKAELQTLEKFLKQFFIIKIDEVISDKAVDLLQSYRLSHGLLIADGLIAATAIVRNYPFITKNQRDYRFIQGLNLLPYQ; this comes from the coding sequence ATGACTAATTCAACTATTGTTGATACTGATATTATTATTGATGTTGGTCGAGGTGTCATCGAAGCAATAAACTGTTTGCAAAACTTGAAAGCAAATTCTAGCTTGGCAATTAGTATAGTCACACAAATGGAACTAATGGTTGGTTGTGCTAATAAAGCAGAACTACAAACATTAGAAAAATTCCTGAAACAGTTTTTTATTATTAAAATTGACGAGGTAATTTCAGATAAAGCTGTTGATTTATTGCAGTCTTATCGTCTAAGTCATGGCTTATTAATTGCTGATGGTCTAATAGCAGCTACAGCAATAGTCAGGAATTATCCGTTTATCACTAAAAACCAACGAGATTATAGATTTATTCAAGGTTTAAACTTATTACCTTACCAGTAA
- a CDS encoding cobyrinate a,c-diamide synthase translates to MPLIIAGERSGVGKTTVTLTLLSSLCRRGFKVQSFKVGPDYIDPMFHQYVTGLPCRNLDAVLTSESYIQKCFEIHSQECEYALVEGVMGLFDGVGNSSNLEPIDQMDFASTAHVARLLNIPVVLVIDCSRLSGSVAAIAHGYCSLDDRIKIAGLVLNRVGSDRHLSLLKKSLRKLQLPVLGVLRREDNISIPDRHLGLIPTGELPELDNIINRLADLGDSCFDWEKLLPLLQVSECLSEEINNFQINEPQRRRERREIQDIKSKVRIAVARDKAFNFYYQDNLDLLEELGAELVFWSPLNDSQLPSNIQGMYFGGGFPEVFAQQLSANNNLIKEVRKAILSGIPTIAECGGLMYLCENIIDFENQAWSMVGILPTDAQMDKRLTLGYRRAVVLENSFLLNSGTNIYGHEFHRSHVITHPQQPLFDTYRYDCEENTGLEGWNLPHVHASYVHQHWGESVEIPEMFLQKCQSFKSTENKTAF, encoded by the coding sequence ATGCCTTTAATTATTGCTGGAGAACGTAGCGGAGTCGGGAAAACTACTGTCACCCTGACACTTTTATCATCCTTGTGTCGTCGTGGTTTCAAAGTACAATCTTTTAAGGTGGGACCAGATTATATTGATCCGATGTTTCATCAATATGTCACAGGTCTTCCTTGTCGCAATTTGGATGCGGTTTTAACTTCAGAAAGTTATATTCAAAAATGTTTTGAAATTCATTCTCAAGAATGTGAATATGCTTTAGTTGAGGGGGTAATGGGTTTATTTGATGGTGTGGGTAATTCATCAAATTTAGAACCTATTGATCAAATGGATTTTGCTAGTACCGCTCATGTTGCTAGATTATTAAATATACCTGTGGTATTAGTAATTGATTGTAGTCGTTTATCTGGTTCTGTAGCTGCGATCGCTCACGGTTATTGTAGTTTAGATGATAGAATTAAAATTGCTGGTTTGGTGTTAAATCGGGTGGGGAGTGATCGCCATTTATCTTTATTGAAAAAATCACTAAGAAAATTACAATTACCAGTTTTAGGTGTGTTGAGAAGAGAAGATAATATTAGTATTCCTGATCGTCATTTGGGTTTAATTCCTACTGGAGAATTACCAGAATTAGATAATATAATTAATCGTCTTGCAGATTTGGGTGATAGTTGTTTTGATTGGGAGAAATTATTACCACTTTTACAAGTAAGTGAATGTCTGTCTGAAGAGATTAATAATTTTCAGATTAACGAACCGCAGAGACGCAGAGAGCGCAGAGAAATACAAGATATAAAATCTAAGGTGAGAATTGCTGTTGCAAGGGATAAGGCTTTTAATTTTTATTATCAAGATAATTTAGATTTGTTGGAAGAATTGGGAGCGGAGTTAGTATTTTGGAGTCCTTTAAATGATTCTCAATTACCTTCAAATATTCAAGGAATGTATTTTGGGGGTGGTTTTCCTGAAGTATTTGCACAACAATTATCTGCAAATAATAACTTGATTAAAGAAGTAAGAAAGGCGATTTTATCAGGAATACCAACAATTGCTGAATGTGGTGGGTTGATGTATTTATGTGAAAATATTATTGATTTTGAAAATCAGGCTTGGTCAATGGTGGGAATATTACCCACGGATGCACAAATGGATAAAAGGTTAACTTTAGGATATCGTCGGGCGGTAGTTTTAGAAAATAGTTTTTTATTAAATTCAGGAACAAATATTTATGGTCATGAGTTTCATCGTTCTCATGTAATTACTCATCCTCAACAACCATTGTTTGATACTTATCGTTATGACTGCGAAGAAAATACAGGGTTGGAAGGATGGAATTTACCTCATGTTCATGCTTCTTATGTACATCAACATTGGGGAGAAAGTGTAGAAATTCCGGAAATGTTTTTACAAAAATGCCAAAGTTTTAAATCTACAGAAAACAAAACAGCTTTTTGA
- the cbiE gene encoding precorrin-6y C5,15-methyltransferase (decarboxylating) subunit CbiE, with protein sequence MQKWLSIIGIGEDGIEGLSKIAISILNQAQIIIGGERHLAMLPPGDNREKISWKSPFKNSIQEIVNRRHEGKSICILASGDPMFYGVGATITRHIPIDEITIIPSLSAYSLACSRLGWNFTEVETLSLCGRPVSLLNSYIYHGAKLLILSEDKNTPRIVAEILNKRGYGNSKITVLERMGGKYERIFTEIAESWKQTEIATLNTIAVECIADVGIIGLSRFPGLADSAFHHDGQLTKREVRAVTLSTLAPLPGELLWDIGAGCGSISIEWMRSNARCRAIAIEKNHQRLNYITDNATALGTPNLQIIAGKSTEVIQNLPTPDAIFIGGGVTAPGLFDQCWDALRTGGRIVANVVTLEGEKTLFAWYEKVGGSFTRISIQRAEPIGKFLGWKGMSQVTQWVGYKGY encoded by the coding sequence ATGCAAAAATGGTTATCAATAATTGGTATTGGCGAAGATGGAATTGAGGGATTAAGTAAAATCGCCATTTCTATTCTTAATCAAGCGCAAATTATCATCGGTGGAGAACGTCATTTAGCAATGTTACCCCCAGGAGATAACAGAGAAAAAATTAGTTGGAAATCTCCTTTTAAAAATTCCATTCAAGAAATTGTTAACCGTCGCCATGAAGGTAAATCAATATGTATTTTAGCTAGTGGCGATCCTATGTTTTATGGTGTCGGTGCAACTATTACTAGACATATTCCCATTGATGAAATTACTATTATTCCCTCACTTTCAGCTTATAGTTTAGCTTGTTCTCGATTAGGTTGGAATTTTACAGAAGTAGAAACTTTAAGTTTATGTGGTCGTCCAGTTTCTTTACTAAATTCTTATATTTATCACGGGGCAAAATTATTAATTTTAAGTGAGGATAAAAATACACCAAGAATTGTTGCGGAAATCTTAAATAAACGCGGTTATGGCAATAGTAAAATTACAGTTTTAGAAAGAATGGGTGGTAAATATGAAAGAATTTTCACAGAAATTGCAGAAAGTTGGAAACAAACAGAAATAGCCACTTTAAATACTATTGCAGTGGAGTGTATAGCCGATGTGGGAATAATTGGTTTATCAAGATTTCCCGGTTTAGCTGACAGTGCTTTTCACCATGATGGACAATTAACGAAAAGAGAGGTTAGAGCAGTAACATTATCAACTCTAGCACCTTTACCGGGAGAATTACTTTGGGATATTGGTGCTGGTTGTGGTTCTATTTCTATAGAATGGATGAGGAGTAATGCAAGATGTCGGGCAATTGCTATTGAAAAAAATCATCAAAGACTCAATTATATAACTGATAATGCGACTGCTTTAGGTACACCAAATTTGCAAATCATTGCCGGAAAATCAACAGAAGTGATCCAAAATTTACCCACACCTGACGCTATTTTTATCGGTGGTGGTGTGACAGCACCAGGATTATTTGATCAATGTTGGGATGCTTTAAGAACTGGGGGAAGAATAGTTGCTAATGTTGTGACTTTGGAAGGAGAAAAAACGTTATTTGCATGGTATGAAAAAGTAGGAGGAAGTTTTACCAGGATTTCTATTCAACGTGCAGAACCAATTGGTAAATTTTTAGGTTGGAAAGGGATGTCTCAAGTGACTCAATGGGTGGGGTATAAGGGATACTAA
- a CDS encoding glycerol-3-phosphate acyltransferase: MFELWGLLVILITCPLLGAMPLIAWIAYAIKGQRLKQIGTGNISVSAAFYHGGKLVGILAVLSEALKGIAAVLIARIFFPEGSFWELIALIALVVGRYGLGRGAGTTNVVWGFLVHDPLIAIFVSLVAATGFLVLRSRQAIKFGVLILFPVLVAVLHFNDFPRIVAAFTLAGLIGWIYTQIPDDMDLSVAEAETDSQPMMEYLSSGEQTIITLDDDLEPETFGAKAATLSQVKRWGYPVPKGWILAPFEDPGMLIDYLQPSPLSPLVVRSSAIGEDSEQASAAGQYETILNVTSKQELEIAIAQVRESYHHPGAVQYRRDLGAKDAAMAVLIQAQVQSVFSGVAFSRDPISQQGDAIVIEAVSGSPSQVVSGKITPEQYRVFVVGEDHLSTVKFEGEGKIPQPLIKQVAYLARRLEKRYYGTPQDVEWSYDGQTLWVLQTRPITTLLPIWTRKIAAEVIPGVIHPLTWSINLPLTCGMWGELFTIVLGEKTRDLDFSKMATLHYSRAYFNATFLGEVFLEMGLPPESLEFLTRGAKMSKPPLTSTWENLPGLTKLLQREISLETEFKQDYRKRFIPGLTKLAHEIIEELSPAQLLSRVDLILDLLNQGTYYSILSPLSAAIRQAISGVKDEQIDHSITPEVSSLRSLRILAADVKEILPEVEPDQVFEQLRETPEGQIILDDFAEIMEDYGYLSEVGTDISVPTWKEQPHLVKQLFIQLIKAEEPKNSQDSGKRKQGFVQSRVDLKGRVTEIYSRLLAELRWTFLVLEKIWLKDGLLSQTGDIFFLKLGEIRRLAANADPELRNRLSELLENRRSQFLQDHEIIEIPPIVYGNNPPHPITTPIDTSDHILLGIPASQGQVTGQVKVVRNLQEVGEIDKTTILVVPYTDSGWATILVRAGGVIAEVGGKLSHGAIVAREYGIPAVMDVRGATYLLQDGQQVKIDGSKGVVELEEFIA, encoded by the coding sequence ATGTTTGAGCTTTGGGGTTTATTAGTTATTTTAATTACCTGCCCACTCTTAGGGGCAATGCCGTTAATTGCTTGGATTGCTTATGCTATCAAGGGTCAGCGATTAAAGCAAATCGGTACGGGAAATATTAGTGTTTCCGCTGCCTTCTATCACGGCGGTAAATTAGTAGGTATTCTGGCAGTGTTGTCAGAAGCATTGAAAGGAATTGCGGCGGTATTAATTGCCCGTATTTTCTTTCCTGAAGGCTCATTTTGGGAATTAATCGCCTTAATCGCCTTAGTTGTGGGTAGATATGGTTTAGGTAGAGGTGCGGGAACAACAAACGTAGTGTGGGGGTTTTTAGTTCATGATCCCCTGATTGCGATATTTGTCAGTTTAGTAGCAGCTACTGGTTTTCTGGTTCTGCGTTCTCGACAGGCGATCAAATTTGGGGTGTTGATACTATTCCCCGTCTTGGTGGCTGTCCTACATTTTAATGATTTTCCTAGAATTGTGGCTGCATTTACATTAGCGGGATTAATTGGTTGGATTTATACGCAAATCCCCGATGATATGGATCTGTCAGTAGCAGAGGCAGAAACAGACAGCCAGCCGATGATGGAATATTTAAGCAGTGGTGAACAAACGATTATTACCTTAGATGATGATTTAGAACCAGAAACCTTTGGAGCTAAAGCCGCTACATTATCACAAGTTAAACGTTGGGGTTATCCAGTTCCCAAAGGATGGATTTTAGCACCCTTTGAAGATCCAGGGATGTTAATTGATTACCTACAACCATCACCATTATCACCTTTAGTAGTACGTTCTTCCGCCATTGGGGAAGACTCAGAACAAGCTTCGGCGGCGGGACAGTATGAAACAATTTTGAACGTTACCAGTAAGCAAGAATTAGAAATTGCGATCGCACAAGTGAGAGAATCCTATCATCATCCTGGAGCAGTACAATATCGGCGTGATCTGGGTGCGAAAGATGCCGCCATGGCCGTATTAATCCAAGCCCAGGTACAGAGTGTCTTTTCCGGTGTGGCATTTAGCCGTGATCCCATTTCCCAACAAGGTGATGCAATAGTTATTGAAGCCGTATCAGGAAGTCCATCCCAAGTTGTATCGGGAAAAATTACCCCAGAACAATATCGAGTGTTTGTAGTGGGAGAAGATCACCTATCCACAGTGAAATTTGAGGGAGAAGGGAAAATTCCCCAACCATTAATTAAACAAGTAGCTTACCTAGCCAGAAGATTAGAAAAACGCTACTATGGGACACCCCAAGACGTAGAGTGGAGTTATGACGGACAAACTCTCTGGGTCTTGCAAACCCGACCCATTACCACCCTATTACCAATTTGGACAAGGAAAATAGCCGCCGAAGTTATTCCTGGTGTCATACATCCTTTAACTTGGTCAATTAATTTACCTTTAACTTGTGGGATGTGGGGGGAACTGTTCACAATAGTTTTAGGTGAAAAAACCCGTGATTTAGACTTTAGCAAAATGGCAACTCTGCACTATTCCAGAGCCTATTTTAACGCTACTTTTTTAGGGGAAGTGTTTCTAGAAATGGGTTTACCGCCAGAAAGTTTAGAGTTTTTAACTAGAGGCGCAAAAATGAGTAAACCACCTCTAACTTCTACATGGGAAAATTTACCAGGACTAACGAAATTATTGCAGCGAGAAATTAGCTTAGAAACAGAATTTAAGCAAGATTATAGAAAACGGTTTATTCCCGGTTTGACAAAATTAGCCCATGAAATTATTGAAGAATTATCACCAGCGCAGTTATTAAGTAGAGTAGATTTAATTCTGGATTTACTGAACCAAGGAACTTATTATAGTATTTTGTCACCCTTGAGTGCAGCGATTCGGCAAGCTATTTCTGGAGTGAAAGACGAGCAAATTGATCATAGTATTACCCCAGAAGTTTCCTCATTGCGATCGCTAAGAATTTTAGCCGCAGATGTGAAGGAAATATTACCAGAAGTTGAACCAGATCAGGTTTTTGAACAGTTAAGAGAAACGCCAGAAGGGCAAATAATTCTAGATGATTTTGCCGAAATAATGGAAGATTACGGTTATTTAAGTGAAGTAGGAACAGATATTTCTGTACCAACCTGGAAAGAACAACCCCACCTAGTGAAACAATTGTTTATCCAGTTAATCAAAGCAGAAGAACCAAAAAATAGCCAAGACTCAGGAAAACGTAAACAGGGTTTTGTCCAAAGTCGGGTGGATCTCAAAGGTCGAGTTACAGAAATTTATTCTCGGTTATTAGCAGAACTACGCTGGACATTTTTAGTATTAGAAAAAATTTGGTTAAAAGATGGTTTATTGTCACAAACCGGAGATATTTTCTTTTTAAAATTAGGTGAAATTAGAAGGTTAGCCGCAAACGCCGATCCAGAATTGAGAAATAGACTTTCTGAATTATTAGAAAACAGGCGATCGCAATTTCTCCAAGATCATGAAATCATCGAAATTCCCCCCATAGTTTACGGTAATAATCCCCCTCATCCCATCACCACCCCCATAGATACCTCTGACCATATTTTACTAGGTATTCCCGCCAGTCAAGGACAAGTAACAGGACAAGTCAAAGTAGTCAGAAATTTACAAGAAGTAGGGGAAATTGATAAAACAACCATTCTAGTAGTACCTTACACCGATTCTGGCTGGGCAACCATCCTAGTTAGAGCCGGAGGAGTCATAGCAGAAGTAGGTGGTAAACTTTCCCACGGTGCTATAGTCGCCCGTGAATATGGTATTCCCGCAGTCATGGATGTCCGTGGAGCTACTTATCTCCTCCAAGATGGCCAACAAGTAAAAATTGATGGTTCAAAAGGTGTTGTTGAACTGGAAGAATTTATCGCTTAA
- a CDS encoding SGNH/GDSL hydrolase family protein produces MKTLVMVILAVVVGLVVAIELILRSLFGFGNPLIYIGDEDIGYLLAPNQRTKRLGNRIEINEYSMRSEPIQKTPPPSTLRILLVGDSIANGGWWTDQQNTISNLIMTSLQPQSNYQQIEVLNASANSWGPRNELAYLQKFGNFQAQIIVLLINTDDLFATTPTSLPVGRDRNYPDRKLPLAILEVIQRYLIKQKPIPELAAIQKEGGDRVGINLAAIAKIQDFAQENNSKFLLVMTPLLREIGQPGPRDYEIVARQRLNDFTQKQQIKYVDFLVELNSIENPQSAYQDNIHFNLKGNQLVSKVIERSLIEIMENISQP; encoded by the coding sequence ATGAAAACATTAGTTATGGTGATTTTGGCGGTAGTTGTGGGATTGGTAGTAGCAATAGAATTGATACTGCGATCGCTGTTTGGTTTTGGCAATCCTTTAATCTATATCGGTGACGAAGATATTGGTTATTTACTAGCACCAAATCAACGCACTAAACGTTTAGGTAATCGCATTGAAATTAATGAATATTCTATGCGAAGCGAACCCATACAAAAAACACCTCCACCCTCTACGTTAAGAATTTTACTGGTAGGTGATTCTATTGCTAATGGAGGTTGGTGGACTGATCAACAAAATACCATCTCTAATTTAATCATGACTTCTTTGCAACCCCAGAGTAATTACCAGCAAATAGAAGTGTTAAATGCTTCTGCTAATTCCTGGGGTCCGAGAAATGAATTAGCTTATTTACAGAAGTTTGGTAATTTTCAAGCTCAAATTATCGTGTTATTAATTAATACTGATGATCTGTTTGCTACTACACCTACTTCTTTACCTGTAGGACGTGATCGCAATTACCCAGATCGTAAACTACCTTTAGCAATTTTAGAAGTGATCCAGCGTTATTTAATTAAACAAAAACCAATCCCAGAATTAGCAGCAATTCAAAAGGAAGGAGGCGATCGCGTCGGTATTAATTTAGCAGCTATTGCTAAAATTCAAGATTTTGCTCAGGAAAATAACAGTAAATTTCTACTGGTAATGACTCCATTATTAAGAGAGATTGGTCAACCAGGCCCCCGTGATTATGAAATTGTCGCCCGTCAAAGATTGAATGATTTTACTCAAAAACAACAAATTAAATATGTTGATTTTCTAGTTGAATTAAACTCAATAGAAAACCCCCAAAGTGCGTACCAAGATAATATTCATTTTAACTTAAAAGGTAATCAATTAGTAAGTAAAGTGATTGAGCGATCGCTGATAGAAATTATGGAGAATATTTCCCAACCATAA
- a CDS encoding pentapeptide repeat-containing protein produces the protein MDIQSLLREYKSGKRNFKRAVLHQAKLTKANLIGVNLSEADLSGADLSKANLSNCHLKRANLTNADLNGANLQGANLSEVNLIGADLTKVNFQAANLSHADLRGANLTLANLRGANLSGADTSGADFSGANLQKANLTGSNIEESELKDADLTNVIISEPEMTEEVLHIGLSHTWITWAGSC, from the coding sequence ATGGATATTCAAAGCTTATTAAGGGAATATAAATCAGGAAAGCGGAATTTTAAAAGAGCAGTTCTGCATCAAGCCAAGCTCACAAAAGCTAATTTAATTGGTGTCAATTTATCAGAAGCAGATTTGAGTGGTGCGGATTTAAGTAAAGCAAATTTGAGTAATTGTCACCTCAAAAGGGCAAATTTAACCAATGCTGATTTAAATGGGGCAAATTTGCAAGGTGCAAACTTGAGTGAAGTAAATTTGATTGGTGCTGACTTAACAAAAGTCAATTTCCAAGCAGCTAATCTCAGTCATGCAGATTTACGTGGTGCAAATTTAACCTTGGCTAATTTACGAGGAGCAAATCTCAGTGGTGCAGATACAAGCGGTGCTGATTTCAGTGGTGCTAATCTTCAAAAAGCCAATTTAACTGGTAGTAATATTGAAGAATCTGAACTAAAAGATGCAGATTTAACTAACGTCATTATTTCTGAACCAGAAATGACCGAGGAAGTTCTGCATATAGGCTTATCCCATACATGGATAACATGGGCTGGAAGTTGTTGA